The Carassius carassius chromosome 31, fCarCar2.1, whole genome shotgun sequence genome includes a region encoding these proteins:
- the LOC132111550 gene encoding serine/arginine repetitive matrix protein 1-like isoform X1 has protein sequence MDAGFFRGTSAEQDNRFSNKHKKLLKQLKFAECLEKKVDMTKVNLEVVKPWITQRVTEILGFEDDVVIEFVFNQLEEKNPDGKMMQINLTGFLNGKNAREFMKDLWPLLLSAQENIAGIPSAFLEQKKEEIKQRQIEQEKLASLKKIDEDKREKESKERAQSKSPKRRKSRSPVKRDRKPSPSRSPRRKLSPAGSPPSSPLNHKEEPKQEPDQSESSKPEPLVQEASSTSDLVGDMKPDSVSEAVKESSPDKISKSEDRPKPRDRDREKGGRRDRPHHRSRSPRSRRRPRSRSRSFSPRRRTSPRRRISPRRRSPPRRQPPSRHRRSRSPVRRRRSRSRSSSGSSSSHSPHKRAGKRGSATPPRKLPRRSDPSSPSRRRGRSPSGLDTSPSAVKHRPGGKNDSHSPSPKPRRSDASDSEEEKMGKESTADSVQQRRQYRRQNQQTSSDSGSSSSSEDEGSRRPNREAGARNGEIRRRRSHSPASPRRRHRDASPRKRRSPSPAGRRHRSPSPVRRRRSPSPPPRRRSPSPPHRRFTPPIQRRYSPSPPPAQKRRSSGSPPKRRRSPSPVSKRRGSPSPVSKRRGSPSPVSKRRGSPSPVSKRRGSPSPVAKRRGSPSPVAKRRGSPSPVAKRRGSPSPVAKRRGSPSPVAKRRGSPSPVAKRRGSPSPVAKRRGSPSPVAKRRSSRSPKRSRGSSPGKRRTPPSSASPPPRHCRSSPNPPAAQRGRDSRSSPSAHSTRVSSSPPARYVPSGSSPQRQRRQTSPSHSTRPIRRVSRTPEPRKSQRGSPSPQPVRRQVSHSPSASPPPAPTAHKRPASVSPSRSASRSPPPPAKKNSSVSPSPSPNKNSDAEGSKKKKKKKEKKHKKEKKHKKHKKQKKEKSGEEKSGGAGGGHGQEAEPDSDQKKESESEVEDSLDDLEKQLREKALRSMRKAQMSPSSQS, from the exons ATGGACGCGGGGTTTTTCCGC GGCACCAGTGCGGAGCAGGATAACCGCTTCAGCAACAAACACAAGAAACTTTTGAAGCAACTGAAGTTTGCAGAATGTCTGGAGAAGAAG GTGGACATGACCAAGGTCAACCTGGAGGTCGTGAAGCCCTGGATAACCCAGCGTGTGACGGAGATCCTTGGCTTTGAGGATGATGTCGTCATCGAATTTGTCTTCAACCAGCTAGAGGAAAAG AATCCAGATGGAAAGATGATGCAGATTAATTTGACTGGGTTTCTGAATGGGAAGAATGCTCGAGAGTTCATGAAAGACCTCTGGCCGCTGTTGCTAAGCGCCCAGGAGAACATCGCTGGTATTCCATCTGCCTTCCTGGAGCAGAAGAAAGAGGAGATCAAACAGAGACAG ATCGAACAGGAGAAACTTGCCTCTCTGAAAAAAATAGATGAAGATAAAAGAGAGAAGGAGAGCAAAGAAAGAGCTCAGTCAAAAAGCCCTAAAAG GAGGAAGTCCCGCTCTCCTGTGAAGCGTGACCGTAAGCCCAGTCCCTCTCGATCTCCTCGCCGAAAACTGAGCCCGGCTGGCTCGCCGCCTTCCAGTCCACTCAATCATAAAGAAGAACCAAAGCAAGAACCGGACCAATCAGAGAGCTCCAAACCAGAGCCGCTTGTTCAGGAGGCTTCCTCTACTAG TGATCTAGTGGGTGACATGAAGCCAGATTCTGTGTCTGAGGCTGTGAAAGAGTCATCTCCAGATAAAATATCCAAATCGGAAGACAGGCCCAAACCTAGAGACCGGGACAGAGAGAAGGGTGGACGAAGAGATCGTCCACACCACCGCTCTCGTTCACCTCGTTCTCGTAGACGACCTCGATCCCGCTCTAG ATCTTTCTCTCCTCGTCGCAGAACTAGTCCCAGGAGGCGAATCTCTCCAAGACGTAGGAGCCCTCCTAGACGGCAACCGCCCTCTAGGCATAGACGTAGCCGTTCACCTGTCCGCAG GCGGCGCTCTCGCTCCCGGTCCTCCTCTGGTAGTTCATCCTCTCATTCACCCCATAAGAGAGCAGGGAAACGTGGGTCAGCTACCCCACCCAGAAAACTTCCACGTCGCTCTGACCCCTCCAGCCCTTCCAGAAGACGAGGTCGTAGTCCCTCAGGACTAGACACCAGCCCTTCAG CTGTGAAGCACAGGCCTGGTGGAAAAAACGACTCTCACTCTCCTTCTCCTAAACCCAGACGGTCTGATGCATCAGATTCCG AGGAGGAGAAGATGGGCAAAGAGTCAACAGCAGATTCTGTCCAACAGCGACGTCAGTATCGCAGACAGAATCAGCAGACCTCTTCAG acTCTGGCTCATCATCTTCCTCTGAAGATGAAGGTTCAAGGAGACCGAATAGGGAGGCAGGTGCGAGGAATGGAGAAATCAGAAGGCGGCGGAGCCATTCACCTGCATCACCACGGAGACGGCACAGAGATGCATCACCAAG aAAGAGGCGTTCTCCATCACCTGCTGGCCGCAGACATCGTTCACCTTCTCCTGTTCGCCGCCGAAGATCGCCTTCTCCTCCCCCAAGACGCAG ATCTCCATCTCCACCTCACCGGCGCTTCACTCCCCCGATCCAGCGCCGATACAGTCCCTCCCCTCCCCCAGCTCAAAAGAGACGCTCATCAGGGTCTCCTCCCAAGCGCAGAAGATCTCCATCCCCCGTGTCCAAGCGTAGAGGGTCTCCTTCACCCGTGTCAAAGAGGAGAGGATCTCCATCACCCGTGTCCAAGCGCAGAGGATCTCCATCACCCGTGTCCAAGCGCAGAGGATCTCCCTCACCCGTTGCTAAGCGCAGAGGATCTCCCTCACCCGTTGCTAAGCGCAGAGGATCTCCCTCACCCGTTGCTAAGCGCAGAGGATCTCCCTCACCCGTGGCCAAGCGCAGAGGATCTCCCTCACCCGTGGCCAAGCGCAGAGGGTCACCCTCACCCGTGGCCAAGCGCAGAGGGTCACCCTCACCCGTGGCCAAGCGCAGAGGATCTCCCTCTCCTGTGGCCAAACGTCGGTCCTCTCGATCCCCGAAACGGAGTCGTGGCAGTAGTCCAGGAAAAAGACGTACTCCACCCTCCTCTGCTTCACCCCCACCCCGCCACTGTAGAAGCTCTCCAAATCCTCCTGCAGCCCAACGGGGCAGAGATAGTCGCTCTTCTCCCTCTGCACATAGCACTCGAGTGTCTTCCAGTCCTCCAGCTCGATACGTTCCCTCTGGTTCATCACCACAGAGACAAAGACGTCAGACATCCCCATCTCATAGTACCAGACCCATTCGCAGGGTTTCTCGCACACCAGAGCCACGCAAATCTCAGAG AGGTTCTCCGAGCCCCCAACCAGTAAGGAGGCAGGTTTCACATTCACCATCTGCTTCTCCTCCACCTGCTCCGACGGCTCACAAGCGGCCTGCTTCAGTCTCACCTTCTCGCTCTGCTAGCCGTTCTCCACCTCCACCTGCCAAAAAGAACAGCAGTGTCTCCCCGAGCCCATCACCTAACAAG AACTCTGATGCAGAAGGtagtaagaagaagaaaaagaagaaagaaaagaaacacaaGAAAGAGAAGAAGCACAAGAAGcataagaaacagaaaaaggaGAAGAGTGGAGAAGAAAAGAGTGGAGGGGCAGGAGGAGGACACGGACAGGAAGCAGAGCCAGACTCTGACCAGAAAAAG GAATCAGAGAGTGAAGTAGAAGACAGTTTGGATGATCTGGAGAAGCAACTACGTGAGAAAGCTCTTCGCTCAATGAGGAAGGCCCAGATGTCTCCATCATCTCAGTCCTGA
- the LOC132111550 gene encoding serine/arginine repetitive matrix protein 1-like isoform X2, with product MDAGFFRGTSAEQDNRFSNKHKKLLKQLKFAECLEKKVDMTKVNLEVVKPWITQRVTEILGFEDDVVIEFVFNQLEEKNPDGKMMQINLTGFLNGKNAREFMKDLWPLLLSAQENIAGIPSAFLEQKKEEIKQRQIEQEKLASLKKIDEDKREKESKERAQSKSPKRRKSRSPVKRDRKPSPSRSPRRKLSPAGSPPSSPLNHKEEPKQEPDQSESSKPEPLVQEASSTSDLVGDMKPDSVSEAVKESSPDKISKSEDRPKPRDRDREKGGRRDRPHHRSRSPRSRRRPRSRSRSFSPRRRTSPRRRISPRRRSPPRRQPPSRHRRSRSPVRRRRSRSRSSSGSSSSHSPHKRAGKRGSATPPRKLPRRSDPSSPSRRRGRSPSGLDTSPSAVKHRPGGKNDSHSPSPKPRRSDASDSEEEKMGKESTADSVQQRRQYRRQNQQTSSDSGSSSSSEDEGSRRPNREAGARNGEIRRRRSHSPASPRRRHRDASPRKRRSPSPAGRRHRSPSPVRRRRSPSPPPRRRSPSPPHRRFTPPIQRRYSPSPPPAQKRRSSGSPPKRRRSPSPVSKRRGSPSPVSKRRGSPSPVSKRRGSPSPVSKRRGSPSPVAKRRGSPSPVAKRRGSPSPVAKRRGSPSPVAKRRGSPSPVAKRRGSPSPVAKRRGSPSPVAKRRGSPSPVAKRRSSRSPKRSRGSSPGKRRTPPSSASPPPRHCRSSPNPPAAQRGRDSRSSPSAHSTRVSSSPPARYVPSGSSPQRQRRQTSPSHSTRPIRRVSRTPEPRKSQRGSPSPQPVRRQVSHSPSASPPPAPTAHKRPASVSPSRSASRSPPPPAKKNSSVSPSPSPNKNSDAEGSKKKKKKKEKKHKKEKKHKKHKKQKKEKSGEEKSGGAGGGHGQEAEPDSDQKKRVK from the exons ATGGACGCGGGGTTTTTCCGC GGCACCAGTGCGGAGCAGGATAACCGCTTCAGCAACAAACACAAGAAACTTTTGAAGCAACTGAAGTTTGCAGAATGTCTGGAGAAGAAG GTGGACATGACCAAGGTCAACCTGGAGGTCGTGAAGCCCTGGATAACCCAGCGTGTGACGGAGATCCTTGGCTTTGAGGATGATGTCGTCATCGAATTTGTCTTCAACCAGCTAGAGGAAAAG AATCCAGATGGAAAGATGATGCAGATTAATTTGACTGGGTTTCTGAATGGGAAGAATGCTCGAGAGTTCATGAAAGACCTCTGGCCGCTGTTGCTAAGCGCCCAGGAGAACATCGCTGGTATTCCATCTGCCTTCCTGGAGCAGAAGAAAGAGGAGATCAAACAGAGACAG ATCGAACAGGAGAAACTTGCCTCTCTGAAAAAAATAGATGAAGATAAAAGAGAGAAGGAGAGCAAAGAAAGAGCTCAGTCAAAAAGCCCTAAAAG GAGGAAGTCCCGCTCTCCTGTGAAGCGTGACCGTAAGCCCAGTCCCTCTCGATCTCCTCGCCGAAAACTGAGCCCGGCTGGCTCGCCGCCTTCCAGTCCACTCAATCATAAAGAAGAACCAAAGCAAGAACCGGACCAATCAGAGAGCTCCAAACCAGAGCCGCTTGTTCAGGAGGCTTCCTCTACTAG TGATCTAGTGGGTGACATGAAGCCAGATTCTGTGTCTGAGGCTGTGAAAGAGTCATCTCCAGATAAAATATCCAAATCGGAAGACAGGCCCAAACCTAGAGACCGGGACAGAGAGAAGGGTGGACGAAGAGATCGTCCACACCACCGCTCTCGTTCACCTCGTTCTCGTAGACGACCTCGATCCCGCTCTAG ATCTTTCTCTCCTCGTCGCAGAACTAGTCCCAGGAGGCGAATCTCTCCAAGACGTAGGAGCCCTCCTAGACGGCAACCGCCCTCTAGGCATAGACGTAGCCGTTCACCTGTCCGCAG GCGGCGCTCTCGCTCCCGGTCCTCCTCTGGTAGTTCATCCTCTCATTCACCCCATAAGAGAGCAGGGAAACGTGGGTCAGCTACCCCACCCAGAAAACTTCCACGTCGCTCTGACCCCTCCAGCCCTTCCAGAAGACGAGGTCGTAGTCCCTCAGGACTAGACACCAGCCCTTCAG CTGTGAAGCACAGGCCTGGTGGAAAAAACGACTCTCACTCTCCTTCTCCTAAACCCAGACGGTCTGATGCATCAGATTCCG AGGAGGAGAAGATGGGCAAAGAGTCAACAGCAGATTCTGTCCAACAGCGACGTCAGTATCGCAGACAGAATCAGCAGACCTCTTCAG acTCTGGCTCATCATCTTCCTCTGAAGATGAAGGTTCAAGGAGACCGAATAGGGAGGCAGGTGCGAGGAATGGAGAAATCAGAAGGCGGCGGAGCCATTCACCTGCATCACCACGGAGACGGCACAGAGATGCATCACCAAG aAAGAGGCGTTCTCCATCACCTGCTGGCCGCAGACATCGTTCACCTTCTCCTGTTCGCCGCCGAAGATCGCCTTCTCCTCCCCCAAGACGCAG ATCTCCATCTCCACCTCACCGGCGCTTCACTCCCCCGATCCAGCGCCGATACAGTCCCTCCCCTCCCCCAGCTCAAAAGAGACGCTCATCAGGGTCTCCTCCCAAGCGCAGAAGATCTCCATCCCCCGTGTCCAAGCGTAGAGGGTCTCCTTCACCCGTGTCAAAGAGGAGAGGATCTCCATCACCCGTGTCCAAGCGCAGAGGATCTCCATCACCCGTGTCCAAGCGCAGAGGATCTCCCTCACCCGTTGCTAAGCGCAGAGGATCTCCCTCACCCGTTGCTAAGCGCAGAGGATCTCCCTCACCCGTTGCTAAGCGCAGAGGATCTCCCTCACCCGTGGCCAAGCGCAGAGGATCTCCCTCACCCGTGGCCAAGCGCAGAGGGTCACCCTCACCCGTGGCCAAGCGCAGAGGGTCACCCTCACCCGTGGCCAAGCGCAGAGGATCTCCCTCTCCTGTGGCCAAACGTCGGTCCTCTCGATCCCCGAAACGGAGTCGTGGCAGTAGTCCAGGAAAAAGACGTACTCCACCCTCCTCTGCTTCACCCCCACCCCGCCACTGTAGAAGCTCTCCAAATCCTCCTGCAGCCCAACGGGGCAGAGATAGTCGCTCTTCTCCCTCTGCACATAGCACTCGAGTGTCTTCCAGTCCTCCAGCTCGATACGTTCCCTCTGGTTCATCACCACAGAGACAAAGACGTCAGACATCCCCATCTCATAGTACCAGACCCATTCGCAGGGTTTCTCGCACACCAGAGCCACGCAAATCTCAGAG AGGTTCTCCGAGCCCCCAACCAGTAAGGAGGCAGGTTTCACATTCACCATCTGCTTCTCCTCCACCTGCTCCGACGGCTCACAAGCGGCCTGCTTCAGTCTCACCTTCTCGCTCTGCTAGCCGTTCTCCACCTCCACCTGCCAAAAAGAACAGCAGTGTCTCCCCGAGCCCATCACCTAACAAG AACTCTGATGCAGAAGGtagtaagaagaagaaaaagaagaaagaaaagaaacacaaGAAAGAGAAGAAGCACAAGAAGcataagaaacagaaaaaggaGAAGAGTGGAGAAGAAAAGAGTGGAGGGGCAGGAGGAGGACACGGACAGGAAGCAGAGCCAGACTCTGACCAGAAAAAG AGAGTGAAGTAG
- the LOC132111550 gene encoding serine/arginine repetitive matrix protein 1-like isoform X3 produces the protein MMQINLTGFLNGKNAREFMKDLWPLLLSAQENIAGIPSAFLEQKKEEIKQRQIEQEKLASLKKIDEDKREKESKERAQSKSPKRRKSRSPVKRDRKPSPSRSPRRKLSPAGSPPSSPLNHKEEPKQEPDQSESSKPEPLVQEASSTSDLVGDMKPDSVSEAVKESSPDKISKSEDRPKPRDRDREKGGRRDRPHHRSRSPRSRRRPRSRSRSFSPRRRTSPRRRISPRRRSPPRRQPPSRHRRSRSPVRRRRSRSRSSSGSSSSHSPHKRAGKRGSATPPRKLPRRSDPSSPSRRRGRSPSGLDTSPSAVKHRPGGKNDSHSPSPKPRRSDASDSEEEKMGKESTADSVQQRRQYRRQNQQTSSDSGSSSSSEDEGSRRPNREAGARNGEIRRRRSHSPASPRRRHRDASPRKRRSPSPAGRRHRSPSPVRRRRSPSPPPRRRSPSPPHRRFTPPIQRRYSPSPPPAQKRRSSGSPPKRRRSPSPVSKRRGSPSPVSKRRGSPSPVSKRRGSPSPVSKRRGSPSPVAKRRGSPSPVAKRRGSPSPVAKRRGSPSPVAKRRGSPSPVAKRRGSPSPVAKRRGSPSPVAKRRGSPSPVAKRRSSRSPKRSRGSSPGKRRTPPSSASPPPRHCRSSPNPPAAQRGRDSRSSPSAHSTRVSSSPPARYVPSGSSPQRQRRQTSPSHSTRPIRRVSRTPEPRKSQRGSPSPQPVRRQVSHSPSASPPPAPTAHKRPASVSPSRSASRSPPPPAKKNSSVSPSPSPNKNSDAEGSKKKKKKKEKKHKKEKKHKKHKKQKKEKSGEEKSGGAGGGHGQEAEPDSDQKKESESEVEDSLDDLEKQLREKALRSMRKAQMSPSSQS, from the exons ATGATGCAGATTAATTTGACTGGGTTTCTGAATGGGAAGAATGCTCGAGAGTTCATGAAAGACCTCTGGCCGCTGTTGCTAAGCGCCCAGGAGAACATCGCTGGTATTCCATCTGCCTTCCTGGAGCAGAAGAAAGAGGAGATCAAACAGAGACAG ATCGAACAGGAGAAACTTGCCTCTCTGAAAAAAATAGATGAAGATAAAAGAGAGAAGGAGAGCAAAGAAAGAGCTCAGTCAAAAAGCCCTAAAAG GAGGAAGTCCCGCTCTCCTGTGAAGCGTGACCGTAAGCCCAGTCCCTCTCGATCTCCTCGCCGAAAACTGAGCCCGGCTGGCTCGCCGCCTTCCAGTCCACTCAATCATAAAGAAGAACCAAAGCAAGAACCGGACCAATCAGAGAGCTCCAAACCAGAGCCGCTTGTTCAGGAGGCTTCCTCTACTAG TGATCTAGTGGGTGACATGAAGCCAGATTCTGTGTCTGAGGCTGTGAAAGAGTCATCTCCAGATAAAATATCCAAATCGGAAGACAGGCCCAAACCTAGAGACCGGGACAGAGAGAAGGGTGGACGAAGAGATCGTCCACACCACCGCTCTCGTTCACCTCGTTCTCGTAGACGACCTCGATCCCGCTCTAG ATCTTTCTCTCCTCGTCGCAGAACTAGTCCCAGGAGGCGAATCTCTCCAAGACGTAGGAGCCCTCCTAGACGGCAACCGCCCTCTAGGCATAGACGTAGCCGTTCACCTGTCCGCAG GCGGCGCTCTCGCTCCCGGTCCTCCTCTGGTAGTTCATCCTCTCATTCACCCCATAAGAGAGCAGGGAAACGTGGGTCAGCTACCCCACCCAGAAAACTTCCACGTCGCTCTGACCCCTCCAGCCCTTCCAGAAGACGAGGTCGTAGTCCCTCAGGACTAGACACCAGCCCTTCAG CTGTGAAGCACAGGCCTGGTGGAAAAAACGACTCTCACTCTCCTTCTCCTAAACCCAGACGGTCTGATGCATCAGATTCCG AGGAGGAGAAGATGGGCAAAGAGTCAACAGCAGATTCTGTCCAACAGCGACGTCAGTATCGCAGACAGAATCAGCAGACCTCTTCAG acTCTGGCTCATCATCTTCCTCTGAAGATGAAGGTTCAAGGAGACCGAATAGGGAGGCAGGTGCGAGGAATGGAGAAATCAGAAGGCGGCGGAGCCATTCACCTGCATCACCACGGAGACGGCACAGAGATGCATCACCAAG aAAGAGGCGTTCTCCATCACCTGCTGGCCGCAGACATCGTTCACCTTCTCCTGTTCGCCGCCGAAGATCGCCTTCTCCTCCCCCAAGACGCAG ATCTCCATCTCCACCTCACCGGCGCTTCACTCCCCCGATCCAGCGCCGATACAGTCCCTCCCCTCCCCCAGCTCAAAAGAGACGCTCATCAGGGTCTCCTCCCAAGCGCAGAAGATCTCCATCCCCCGTGTCCAAGCGTAGAGGGTCTCCTTCACCCGTGTCAAAGAGGAGAGGATCTCCATCACCCGTGTCCAAGCGCAGAGGATCTCCATCACCCGTGTCCAAGCGCAGAGGATCTCCCTCACCCGTTGCTAAGCGCAGAGGATCTCCCTCACCCGTTGCTAAGCGCAGAGGATCTCCCTCACCCGTTGCTAAGCGCAGAGGATCTCCCTCACCCGTGGCCAAGCGCAGAGGATCTCCCTCACCCGTGGCCAAGCGCAGAGGGTCACCCTCACCCGTGGCCAAGCGCAGAGGGTCACCCTCACCCGTGGCCAAGCGCAGAGGATCTCCCTCTCCTGTGGCCAAACGTCGGTCCTCTCGATCCCCGAAACGGAGTCGTGGCAGTAGTCCAGGAAAAAGACGTACTCCACCCTCCTCTGCTTCACCCCCACCCCGCCACTGTAGAAGCTCTCCAAATCCTCCTGCAGCCCAACGGGGCAGAGATAGTCGCTCTTCTCCCTCTGCACATAGCACTCGAGTGTCTTCCAGTCCTCCAGCTCGATACGTTCCCTCTGGTTCATCACCACAGAGACAAAGACGTCAGACATCCCCATCTCATAGTACCAGACCCATTCGCAGGGTTTCTCGCACACCAGAGCCACGCAAATCTCAGAG AGGTTCTCCGAGCCCCCAACCAGTAAGGAGGCAGGTTTCACATTCACCATCTGCTTCTCCTCCACCTGCTCCGACGGCTCACAAGCGGCCTGCTTCAGTCTCACCTTCTCGCTCTGCTAGCCGTTCTCCACCTCCACCTGCCAAAAAGAACAGCAGTGTCTCCCCGAGCCCATCACCTAACAAG AACTCTGATGCAGAAGGtagtaagaagaagaaaaagaagaaagaaaagaaacacaaGAAAGAGAAGAAGCACAAGAAGcataagaaacagaaaaaggaGAAGAGTGGAGAAGAAAAGAGTGGAGGGGCAGGAGGAGGACACGGACAGGAAGCAGAGCCAGACTCTGACCAGAAAAAG GAATCAGAGAGTGAAGTAGAAGACAGTTTGGATGATCTGGAGAAGCAACTACGTGAGAAAGCTCTTCGCTCAATGAGGAAGGCCCAGATGTCTCCATCATCTCAGTCCTGA